In the genome of Spirochaeta cellobiosiphila DSM 17781, one region contains:
- a CDS encoding ATP-binding cassette domain-containing protein, with protein sequence MSARQIQISNVTFSYPDSVKPVLLNINLTLTEGWTGLVGPNGSGKTTFVHLIGGQLPCSRGSINGHEQYKILLCSQETDQLPEGAEDFLYDPVGSGGRWRSLLGIGYDWLYRWDTLSLGEKKRFQLGILMAQDPDVLILDEPFNYLDREGREEIYRALESYSGLGLLIAHDRYALDRICQQCLYFDGGQVSLRSGNYSESSEQMAMEADSHRQQRQNFREQYNHLNKVAKQMKSRETGRNHKMSKKGLSSKDHDNKAKIDGYRLLGKDKRASQKIKHLEDRAAAIKDQLEGDASFKDLEDRQAFFKQTISKGDSFIQLEPGELRLSDDLVLTWPELSWGRSDKIHLAGSNGSGKTSFLKYLESIIEYSKGYWLPQELSLEDKNTLLVTLRALRKDKQQEFLTLLSYWGIEPDYYLAKKDFSPGEWVKIQLSFVLSQDISLLVMDEPTNHLDIKAIEHLEEALQTYGGALMLVSHDAELARVSTNKKWIIEKISPEIFSINKEIL encoded by the coding sequence ATGTCAGCCAGACAAATTCAAATATCCAATGTAACTTTCTCTTATCCTGACTCAGTTAAGCCAGTTTTATTAAATATTAATCTCACACTAACAGAAGGATGGACAGGACTTGTTGGTCCCAATGGTAGTGGAAAAACAACTTTTGTTCACCTTATTGGTGGGCAGCTTCCTTGTTCCAGAGGGAGCATCAACGGCCACGAACAGTATAAGATCCTTCTATGCTCTCAGGAAACGGATCAGCTTCCAGAAGGGGCAGAGGACTTTCTCTATGATCCAGTAGGTTCCGGTGGAAGATGGAGATCACTATTGGGAATCGGCTATGATTGGTTATATCGCTGGGACACACTAAGTCTGGGTGAGAAGAAACGATTCCAGTTGGGGATCTTAATGGCCCAAGATCCAGATGTCCTTATTCTTGATGAACCCTTTAATTATTTAGATAGGGAAGGCAGGGAGGAAATTTATCGGGCTCTTGAGTCCTATTCAGGTTTGGGGTTGCTAATCGCTCATGATCGTTATGCTTTAGATAGGATTTGTCAACAATGTCTCTACTTTGACGGGGGCCAGGTAAGTTTACGGTCTGGTAACTATAGTGAGAGCAGTGAACAAATGGCTATGGAAGCTGATAGTCATCGACAGCAGAGACAGAATTTTCGTGAACAATACAATCACCTTAATAAAGTAGCTAAACAAATGAAATCTCGAGAGACAGGGCGAAATCATAAGATGTCCAAAAAGGGCCTGTCCTCCAAGGATCATGATAACAAAGCCAAGATAGACGGTTATAGGTTACTTGGTAAGGATAAGAGAGCTAGCCAAAAAATAAAGCATCTAGAAGATCGCGCTGCGGCTATTAAAGATCAGTTGGAAGGAGATGCTTCCTTCAAGGATTTAGAGGATCGCCAGGCTTTCTTTAAACAAACTATTAGTAAAGGGGACTCCTTTATACAGCTGGAACCTGGGGAGTTACGCTTGAGTGATGATCTGGTCTTAACTTGGCCTGAGTTAAGCTGGGGACGGTCTGACAAAATTCATTTAGCTGGATCTAATGGTTCTGGTAAGACTAGTTTTCTTAAATATCTTGAATCTATTATCGAGTATTCAAAAGGATATTGGTTGCCTCAAGAGTTGTCATTAGAAGATAAGAATACCCTATTAGTGACTTTAAGAGCCTTAAGAAAGGATAAACAACAGGAGTTCCTGACTCTCTTATCCTATTGGGGCATTGAACCAGATTACTATCTGGCTAAGAAGGATTTTAGTCCTGGTGAATGGGTAAAAATACAATTATCCTTTGTCCTTAGTCAGGATATCTCTCTTTTGGTGATGGATGAGCCAACAAATCATTTAGACATAAAGGCTATTGAACACTTGGAAGAAGCGCTCCAAACCTATGGGGGAGCTCTTATGCTGGTAAGTCATGATGCGGAATTAGCCAGGGTAAGCACAAATAAGAAATGGATCATTGAAAAGATTTCCCCGGAAATATTTTCAATTAATAAGGAGATTCTATGA
- a CDS encoding NUDIX hydrolase N-terminal domain-containing protein, giving the protein MSNQPKWLDYAQRLQAIAQAGLAYSPNKYDVERFEELQRISYQMMSEHSDIPFEKVEALFESEAGYPTPKVDVRGAVFHEGKILLVQEQVDQYWSLPGGWADVSHSVKENVIKEAQEEAGAIVVPKRIIAIQDRKRHNKPVYVYSIYKIFVQCDFIEMAFETNTETITADFFGPDELPPLSLTRNTPEQIKMCFEALHSDHIEPFFD; this is encoded by the coding sequence ATGAGTAATCAGCCCAAATGGCTCGACTATGCCCAAAGGCTTCAGGCTATAGCCCAAGCAGGTTTAGCTTATAGTCCTAATAAATATGATGTTGAAAGATTTGAAGAACTTCAGCGTATTAGTTATCAGATGATGAGTGAGCATAGTGATATTCCTTTTGAAAAGGTGGAAGCTCTCTTTGAGAGTGAAGCTGGCTATCCTACACCTAAAGTAGATGTCAGAGGTGCTGTGTTCCATGAAGGGAAAATTCTATTAGTTCAAGAGCAGGTAGATCAGTATTGGTCTTTACCCGGTGGCTGGGCTGATGTGTCCCATTCTGTCAAAGAGAATGTGATCAAAGAAGCCCAGGAAGAAGCGGGGGCTATCGTAGTTCCTAAGCGTATCATCGCTATTCAAGATCGAAAGCGCCATAATAAACCTGTGTATGTATACAGTATTTATAAGATATTTGTTCAATGTGACTTCATTGAAATGGCATTTGAAACCAATACTGAGACTATTACTGCTGATTTCTTTGGCCCTGATGAGCTACCTCCTTTGTCATTGACCAGGAACACTCCTGAACAAATCAAGATGTGTTTTGAAGCACTCCACTCAGATCATATAGAACCTTTTTTTGATTAG
- a CDS encoding GntR family transcriptional regulator yields MSSRRDQIKKDILLSLQSGKYPDNKLPSELEMAKRFQVSRMTYRTIAKELAEEGHLVVIHGVGTFLSQPLPSIPGSLDQLESLGSMIQNSGFKESESINLISSLFAKEDMARKLDIALGSELVYMERTRLADGSSIAFSQNYLPKSLVGDIFGEGQFSGSLLSYIENKAHIKIVCADTEIALPNPEQQSKACEHLGKDTGVFLLKQIHYDEFNLPILYSHDYLREDVFQFRLRRRRS; encoded by the coding sequence TTGAGTTCCCGCCGTGATCAAATCAAAAAGGATATCCTCCTCTCTCTTCAGTCAGGGAAATATCCTGACAATAAATTACCTTCTGAGCTGGAGATGGCTAAGCGATTTCAGGTAAGCCGAATGACTTATCGAACCATCGCCAAGGAATTGGCAGAGGAAGGACATTTGGTAGTGATCCACGGGGTTGGGACTTTCCTGTCCCAACCACTTCCTTCCATCCCGGGAAGTCTCGATCAATTAGAAAGCTTGGGATCTATGATACAGAATAGTGGTTTTAAAGAATCGGAAAGTATCAACTTGATCAGTTCCCTCTTTGCGAAGGAGGATATGGCCCGGAAGTTGGATATAGCCCTCGGATCAGAATTAGTCTATATGGAAAGGACTCGTTTGGCAGATGGTTCTTCCATTGCCTTCTCTCAGAACTACCTACCCAAGTCTTTGGTAGGAGATATCTTTGGGGAAGGCCAGTTTTCTGGTTCGTTATTATCCTACATAGAGAATAAAGCTCATATAAAGATTGTTTGTGCTGATACGGAGATCGCCCTACCGAATCCAGAACAGCAATCTAAGGCTTGTGAACATTTGGGAAAGGATACTGGGGTTTTTCTCTTAAAACAAATTCATTATGATGAGTTTAATCTTCCCATATTGTACTCTCATGACTATCTAAGGGAGGATGTGTTCCAGTTTCGTTTACGAAGGAGGCGATCATGA
- a CDS encoding inositol monophosphatase family protein has protein sequence MNLDKVKIHMEEWAQYIIPYQVKMQAQSGFDIHHKERYTDYVTEVDLHTEQYLCEQIHNLYPDHSIYAEEQGFSKGDSDYKWIIDPLDGTANYIHRLLWYSVSVCLEYKEEPLASMVIQPSEGSIFTAYKGQGAYLNGVPLQVSNVNHWDNALLGTGFPLLKGLSLGQAKLLDIFMKKSSGIRRLGSAALDLCLVASGQLDGFWEFALNPWDYKGGALIVTEAGGFLSLRDTEDGPCLCAGNPFLHEHMLNYIDKEYT, from the coding sequence ATGAATCTGGATAAGGTAAAGATTCACATGGAGGAATGGGCACAGTACATTATTCCCTATCAAGTGAAAATGCAGGCTCAATCCGGTTTTGATATCCATCATAAGGAACGTTATACGGATTACGTGACAGAGGTGGATCTTCATACAGAACAGTATCTATGTGAACAAATCCATAATTTATATCCTGATCATTCTATCTATGCAGAGGAGCAAGGTTTTTCTAAAGGAGATTCTGATTACAAGTGGATTATTGATCCCTTGGATGGAACCGCTAATTATATCCATAGACTTCTTTGGTATTCTGTCAGCGTATGCTTGGAATACAAGGAAGAACCTTTGGCGTCAATGGTTATTCAACCTAGTGAGGGAAGTATCTTTACTGCCTATAAAGGACAAGGGGCTTATCTCAACGGAGTTCCTCTTCAAGTCTCTAATGTGAATCATTGGGACAACGCCCTACTAGGAACGGGATTCCCCCTACTCAAGGGGCTGTCTTTAGGTCAGGCAAAACTTCTGGATATCTTTATGAAGAAATCCTCCGGTATTAGACGTCTAGGCAGTGCGGCTTTAGATCTTTGTTTAGTGGCCTCAGGACAATTGGATGGTTTTTGGGAGTTTGCCCTTAATCCTTGGGATTACAAAGGGGGCGCCTTAATAGTAACCGAAGCGGGAGGATTTTTGAGCCTTCGGGATACAGAAGATGGTCCCTGCCTCTGTGCTGGGAATCCCTTTCTTCACGAACATATGCTGAATTATATTGATAAGGAGTACACTTGA
- a CDS encoding ComEC/Rec2 family competence protein: MPLKIDIINPGYGLSVVICLENKHYIIDGGSGDEEYMNSVPHRMELSHYLNKHNIDEVEGWIITHPHEDHIGAAATLMEDIRVKTVYMNTFLEGYAPKEVAGFGSIRQGMVDLSRLCSVLQANNIPHHIVKDLHTIVLGDWFLHLLTPHESKVEPIQLLMNKLVQTQSSESENSLLDQIDKGLNGTSLAVLLCKGEDSVALFGADASPDMWPSYASLIKTPHLVTAPHHGDIRYYKDSYLESIMIPHLVVIADSLGTFGFPSPDFLKAQKGRCKEFTFLEHDHNTGCLLRYNFDDQGVVLGKEFL; encoded by the coding sequence ATGCCACTGAAGATAGACATTATTAATCCGGGATATGGATTATCAGTTGTTATTTGCTTGGAAAATAAGCATTACATTATTGATGGAGGCTCTGGTGATGAGGAATATATGAACAGTGTTCCTCACCGTATGGAACTCTCCCATTACCTAAATAAGCATAACATAGACGAAGTTGAGGGATGGATTATCACTCATCCCCACGAAGATCATATTGGGGCTGCTGCCACCCTTATGGAAGATATAAGAGTTAAGACTGTCTATATGAATACCTTCCTAGAAGGCTATGCACCTAAGGAGGTCGCTGGTTTTGGTTCTATACGACAAGGTATGGTTGATTTATCTCGTTTATGTTCTGTGTTACAAGCAAATAATATTCCCCATCATATTGTGAAAGATCTTCATACGATAGTTCTAGGAGATTGGTTTCTCCATCTTTTAACTCCCCATGAGTCAAAGGTGGAACCGATCCAGCTATTAATGAACAAGCTAGTACAAACACAGAGCTCTGAATCTGAGAATTCTCTTCTTGATCAAATTGATAAAGGTCTTAATGGAACATCCCTGGCAGTTCTCCTCTGTAAAGGGGAGGACAGTGTAGCTCTCTTTGGGGCGGATGCTTCTCCTGATATGTGGCCTTCCTATGCTTCTCTTATTAAGACTCCCCATCTTGTAACGGCTCCTCATCATGGGGATATCAGATATTATAAGGATTCCTATCTCGAAAGTATTATGATTCCCCATTTGGTCGTTATTGCCGATTCATTAGGAACTTTCGGCTTTCCCAGTCCTGATTTTCTTAAAGCTCAAAAGGGACGATGTAAGGAGTTTACCTTCCTGGAGCATGATCATAATACGGGATGTCTACTACGTTATAACTTTGATGATCAGGGAGTTGTGTTAGGAAAGGAATTCTTATGA
- a CDS encoding carbohydrate ABC transporter permease, whose amino-acid sequence MTTIRNKSFSIIMLMPALLLLALLSVFPLVYTLYQSFQDFYLLKPRSTHYIGWANYLQAVTDPYFGQSLGNTLIFMFSSTLGEILIGLLLALAFASVKKGHKALRFLILLPNLLPPVTAILVWQNLLSYQGVVNRMLHLIGQESYNWLGQPGAAMGSLVFIDLWQWSPFCFLMIYTALLAIPKSQYEAADLEGAQGWLRFRYIQWPHIRPTIGLLILLRSIDSFRLFDKVNILTKGGPANTTATISQFIFQKGIENMHLGYAAAVSVIMTILVLGLSLPGWRLGLKGES is encoded by the coding sequence ATGACAACCATACGAAACAAAAGCTTTTCTATCATAATGCTCATGCCCGCTTTGCTCTTGTTAGCTTTGCTAAGTGTATTCCCCTTGGTCTATACCTTGTATCAGAGCTTTCAGGATTTTTATTTACTAAAACCAAGGTCGACCCATTATATCGGTTGGGCTAATTACTTACAGGCCGTAACTGATCCTTATTTCGGACAATCTCTAGGGAATACTTTGATCTTTATGTTCAGCTCTACACTGGGAGAAATTCTCATAGGTCTCTTATTGGCTTTGGCCTTTGCTTCTGTGAAAAAAGGTCATAAAGCTCTAAGATTTCTTATTCTTCTCCCTAACTTACTCCCTCCTGTAACAGCCATACTTGTATGGCAGAATCTCCTCAGTTATCAAGGAGTTGTTAATAGGATGCTTCATCTAATAGGTCAAGAATCCTATAACTGGCTTGGACAGCCAGGAGCTGCCATGGGGAGTTTAGTATTTATTGATTTGTGGCAGTGGTCACCTTTTTGCTTTTTGATGATATACACCGCCTTATTGGCTATTCCAAAAAGCCAATATGAAGCGGCTGATTTAGAGGGGGCCCAAGGATGGCTGCGCTTTCGTTACATCCAATGGCCCCATATTAGGCCAACCATAGGTCTTCTTATCCTATTACGAAGTATCGATAGCTTTCGATTATTTGACAAAGTCAACATCCTGACGAAAGGAGGGCCTGCTAATACAACGGCCACTATTAGTCAGTTTATATTCCAAAAGGGAATAGAAAATATGCATCTTGGTTATGCCGCTGCTGTATCGGTCATCATGACGATACTTGTTCTGGGTCTATCCTTACCAGGTTGGCGGCTGGGACTAAAAGGGGAATCTTAA
- a CDS encoding extracellular solute-binding protein: MKKIILILIALMSFAFLSCSQKEEGPVKIVLAGRGGTHIDAMKSVLSDFEQKNNVTVEILALESANLKQKIGLDAGNKTASYDLIMADDPWMPEFCEAGLFAPLEDYGITKDPDIIPAAMYLGTYPYKTGKLYALPVVGNVQLFFYNQSLYNQLGLSLPQSWEEVLNNAKAIKDRTGKPGYAIRGQQGNPIVSDYLPVLWAMGGEVFNKDWTSTINSTEGQKALDFYKELLATGVNLEKNDLVQAVSKGDAGMSLGWPSWYIAGAEASAAYGPIPNKFTNASSAQSTGMIGNWMMGITANSGHKAEAAAFLSYLTSSDVQKKMATQGGIPTRKSVYEDSALVAKYPHYTAQLAALENSVARPRTPKWSEVEAALGAELSAAIVGTKTTEEALSDAQDAINSIMK; the protein is encoded by the coding sequence ATGAAGAAAATCATACTAATATTAATAGCTCTCATGAGCTTTGCCTTTCTGTCTTGTAGTCAGAAAGAAGAAGGACCAGTTAAGATCGTCCTTGCCGGTAGAGGGGGCACCCATATTGATGCCATGAAATCAGTCCTCTCTGATTTCGAACAAAAGAATAATGTGACCGTAGAAATCCTGGCTTTAGAATCAGCGAATTTAAAACAAAAAATCGGATTGGATGCGGGTAATAAAACAGCAAGTTATGACCTTATAATGGCTGATGATCCTTGGATGCCAGAGTTCTGTGAAGCGGGATTATTCGCACCCCTTGAGGATTATGGAATCACAAAAGATCCAGATATTATTCCTGCGGCTATGTACTTAGGAACTTATCCATATAAAACAGGCAAGCTTTACGCTTTACCAGTGGTAGGAAATGTTCAATTATTTTTCTATAACCAATCCCTTTACAATCAGTTGGGCCTATCCTTACCCCAAAGTTGGGAGGAGGTCCTCAATAATGCAAAGGCTATTAAAGACCGTACTGGTAAGCCAGGTTATGCCATTAGGGGGCAACAAGGTAATCCTATCGTATCCGATTATCTTCCTGTTTTATGGGCTATGGGTGGTGAAGTTTTTAATAAGGATTGGACTTCCACTATTAATAGCACAGAAGGGCAAAAGGCTCTTGATTTCTATAAGGAGCTATTAGCTACTGGGGTAAATCTGGAAAAGAACGATCTTGTACAGGCCGTATCAAAAGGGGATGCTGGTATGTCTTTAGGTTGGCCTTCTTGGTATATAGCTGGAGCAGAAGCTAGTGCCGCCTATGGTCCTATCCCTAATAAATTCACCAATGCTAGTTCAGCTCAATCTACAGGAATGATTGGTAACTGGATGATGGGGATTACTGCTAATTCAGGACATAAAGCAGAAGCGGCGGCTTTTCTTAGTTACCTAACGTCCTCTGATGTTCAAAAGAAGATGGCTACCCAAGGAGGAATTCCCACTCGTAAAAGTGTGTATGAAGATTCGGCCTTAGTGGCCAAGTATCCCCATTATACAGCTCAATTAGCGGCTCTTGAGAATTCTGTAGCACGACCACGAACGCCAAAATGGTCGGAAGTGGAAGCCGCTTTAGGAGCGGAACTATCCGCAGCCATTGTAGGTACTAAAACCACCGAAGAAGCCCTAAGTGATGCTCAGGATGCTATTAATTCTATCATGAAATAA
- a CDS encoding carbohydrate ABC transporter permease yields the protein MKSSIKGKLPLVPLGLLVLLMLFPLYWLISLSLRQSSDMAHAWSLLPHSFTLHHWEDLWKARDFIIPLGNSLFVGWISLMISMIAGTCGAYILGRSRFRHWVHRSFIAWILTARILPPITLGIPLFILFNKTHLLGTNIPLILSHSLMNLPFIMWFLIPAFRGIPQELEESAKIDGAGDRRIFIQIALPLIGPSLAAVAIFSFMNSWNEYAYAVVMTQSPGKFTLPLRLATFNSEQEVMKWGSLAAGGSMSLLPLLIFALVMQRYLVSGLTAGSVKS from the coding sequence ATGAAATCAAGTATCAAAGGCAAATTACCATTAGTACCACTAGGACTACTTGTCCTATTAATGTTATTTCCCCTGTATTGGCTTATTTCTTTGTCTTTGCGCCAATCTTCGGACATGGCCCATGCTTGGTCCTTACTTCCCCATTCCTTCACATTGCATCACTGGGAAGATTTATGGAAAGCCAGAGATTTTATCATTCCCTTAGGTAATAGTCTTTTCGTGGGATGGATCTCTTTGATGATTAGTATGATCGCTGGAACCTGTGGTGCCTATATCCTAGGTCGATCCCGATTCCGCCATTGGGTTCATCGTTCCTTTATTGCTTGGATCCTAACGGCGCGGATTCTTCCTCCCATCACTTTGGGAATACCCCTTTTTATTTTATTCAATAAAACCCACCTCTTGGGAACAAATATTCCTCTTATCCTGTCTCATAGTTTGATGAATCTACCTTTCATCATGTGGTTCCTTATCCCTGCTTTTAGAGGAATCCCTCAAGAATTAGAAGAAAGCGCTAAGATCGATGGAGCGGGAGATAGAAGGATATTTATCCAGATAGCTTTGCCTTTGATTGGTCCTTCCTTGGCGGCAGTGGCCATCTTTTCCTTTATGAATTCCTGGAATGAATATGCCTATGCGGTTGTTATGACCCAGAGTCCAGGTAAGTTCACCTTGCCATTACGTTTAGCCACCTTCAATTCGGAACAGGAAGTTATGAAGTGGGGATCCCTCGCAGCGGGTGGGAGTATGAGTTTATTACCTCTGTTGATCTTTGCCTTGGTCATGCAGAGATATTTGGTTTCCGGTTTAACAGCCGGTTCGGTTAAGTCCTAG
- a CDS encoding polyprenyl synthetase family protein: protein MDKYKSRLQKIEASIQKVLPEKADLDWLGLVAGEHNKAVQPKHLDILNKPALELVNRGGKRWRPLVVVLASEMAGNDSLAYDLCPVVELPHNGSLIIDDIEDNSEERRGKPAVHLMYGIDLSINAGNHLYFLPSYVLENLDISAEKKLLLMKYYLQDCRRLHFGQGLDIQWHNNNQYIPQVDEYLQMCRFKTGSLARMAAQLGWIVGGGIEEDALKLGAIWEDIGVGFQILDDVKNLTTGNPGKRRGDDIVEGKKSLPVILYLSGNDVNPEFLNLMNQAKEIGPSVEDKVIFDAIDMMDKNGSISQAGLIAKDMLFDARQRLIDGFKDSEAKDLLIGVLQGFLDKMLS from the coding sequence ATGGATAAGTATAAGAGCAGATTACAAAAGATAGAAGCCTCAATTCAGAAGGTATTACCTGAAAAAGCAGATTTGGATTGGTTAGGTCTTGTCGCAGGGGAACATAATAAAGCTGTCCAACCGAAGCATTTAGATATATTGAATAAGCCAGCATTAGAATTGGTGAATAGAGGGGGAAAGCGTTGGCGTCCCCTTGTTGTTGTCCTTGCCAGTGAGATGGCTGGAAATGATTCTTTGGCTTATGACCTTTGTCCTGTCGTTGAGTTACCTCATAATGGTAGCTTAATCATTGATGATATTGAAGATAATTCTGAAGAAAGAAGGGGTAAACCTGCTGTTCACTTGATGTATGGTATAGATTTGTCTATTAATGCAGGAAATCATCTCTATTTTCTCCCTTCTTATGTATTAGAGAATTTAGATATATCTGCCGAGAAAAAACTCCTTCTTATGAAATATTATTTACAAGATTGTAGGCGTTTGCACTTTGGTCAAGGACTTGATATCCAGTGGCATAATAATAATCAGTACATTCCTCAAGTGGATGAGTATCTTCAAATGTGCCGATTCAAGACCGGAAGTCTGGCTCGGATGGCAGCCCAGCTGGGTTGGATTGTTGGTGGTGGCATCGAAGAAGACGCTTTGAAGTTGGGAGCCATCTGGGAAGATATTGGGGTAGGTTTTCAAATCCTGGACGATGTGAAAAACTTAACTACTGGTAATCCTGGGAAGAGAAGAGGAGACGATATTGTTGAGGGCAAGAAAAGCCTTCCTGTGATTCTTTATTTATCAGGTAATGATGTTAATCCTGAGTTTCTGAATTTAATGAATCAGGCTAAAGAAATAGGTCCTTCTGTGGAAGATAAGGTAATCTTTGATGCTATTGATATGATGGATAAGAATGGCTCAATCTCCCAAGCTGGGCTTATCGCTAAGGATATGTTATTCGATGCTAGGCAGAGGTTGATTGATGGATTTAAAGACTCTGAGGCTAAGGATTTATTGATTGGAGTGTTGCAAGGGTTCTTGGATAAGATGCTTAGTTAG
- a CDS encoding SAM-dependent methyltransferase, giving the protein MAKRDTLDFYSLKAQKEGYPARSVYKLEEIQQKIKVIKPKDHVLDIGASPGSWSLYVLKILKGQGKLTAIDLKPLNLKKQPPSNYDFFQGDVFDKENQDILREKGPYHVIISDAAPSTTGNRTIDCGRSYSLNEQILSVGDALLETGGNLIIKVFQGGDEKILLERMQQSFDKVKILKPKAVRKISFETYFIGLGKKANNPELTEDEPSS; this is encoded by the coding sequence ATGGCCAAAAGGGACACTCTCGATTTTTATTCACTAAAAGCACAAAAAGAAGGCTATCCTGCCCGATCAGTATATAAACTGGAAGAAATTCAGCAAAAAATAAAAGTAATCAAACCTAAGGATCATGTCCTCGACATCGGAGCATCCCCAGGAAGCTGGAGTCTCTATGTTCTCAAGATACTTAAAGGACAGGGAAAATTAACAGCCATTGATTTAAAACCCTTAAATCTGAAAAAGCAACCACCCTCTAATTACGACTTCTTCCAAGGAGATGTTTTTGATAAGGAAAACCAGGATATATTGAGAGAAAAAGGACCTTATCATGTCATTATCTCAGATGCAGCCCCCTCCACTACAGGAAACAGAACCATCGACTGTGGTAGGTCCTATAGCTTAAATGAGCAAATATTATCAGTAGGAGATGCTTTATTGGAAACAGGGGGGAATTTAATCATAAAAGTCTTCCAAGGAGGAGATGAAAAAATCCTCCTTGAAAGGATGCAACAAAGCTTTGATAAAGTTAAAATTCTTAAACCGAAAGCAGTACGAAAGATATCTTTCGAAACCTACTTCATCGGTTTAGGAAAGAAAGCTAATAATCCCGAACTAACAGAAGATGAACCATCTTCTTGA
- a CDS encoding polyprenyl synthetase family protein produces the protein MSSSFWASVPELEALHSKIDRRLQHILKNEEHQVAYSLSDLSRRGKRIRPLLVMLSAGWGETEEDSLLDLACAIEILHLATLVHDDIIDNSKLRRGSPSLFALAGKRNAILLGDYLLALAVELVAKTTSFDNGIIIATGIKAIASGEIQQNTDRYKLIMSKRRAIKKIIRKTGALFMLSCYSGTVKSGQEAVLGEKFRRIGYSLGAAFQLQDDLLDLNGDPKKVGKPLGWDLKNGYYTLPVILACEESTFLESTLANGKPNFIRRKRLLRAYQSTNALSKTKDLTTHYMQRSIKDIDSLPDNPNKDLLKKMVHLLLVRDY, from the coding sequence ATGTCGAGTTCTTTTTGGGCCTCTGTACCGGAACTTGAGGCCCTACACTCAAAAATAGACAGACGTCTTCAGCATATTTTGAAAAATGAGGAACATCAGGTCGCTTATTCGTTAAGCGACCTTTCTCGTAGAGGTAAAAGAATAAGGCCTCTATTGGTTATGTTATCAGCTGGTTGGGGTGAAACTGAGGAAGACTCCCTGCTTGATTTAGCATGTGCCATTGAAATACTTCATTTGGCTACCTTAGTGCATGATGACATAATCGATAATTCCAAATTGCGAAGAGGTTCACCTTCTTTATTTGCCTTAGCTGGTAAACGAAATGCTATATTGTTAGGAGATTATCTCCTGGCTTTGGCTGTGGAGTTGGTGGCAAAGACCACTTCTTTTGATAATGGTATTATTATTGCCACAGGTATTAAAGCTATAGCCTCTGGAGAAATCCAGCAAAATACAGATCGTTATAAGCTGATAATGAGTAAAAGACGGGCTATAAAGAAAATCATCCGTAAAACCGGGGCTTTGTTTATGCTTAGTTGTTATTCAGGTACAGTTAAAAGTGGTCAAGAAGCTGTCTTAGGTGAAAAGTTCCGTAGAATAGGCTATTCTTTAGGAGCAGCCTTCCAATTACAAGATGATTTGTTAGATTTGAATGGTGATCCCAAAAAAGTTGGCAAGCCTTTAGGTTGGGATCTTAAGAATGGATATTATACCTTGCCTGTTATATTAGCCTGCGAGGAAAGTACCTTCCTGGAAAGTACCCTTGCCAATGGTAAACCCAATTTTATACGAAGAAAAAGATTGTTAAGAGCTTATCAAAGCACCAATGCCTTATCTAAAACAAAGGACTTAACAACACATTATATGCAACGATCTATCAAGGATATTGATAGTCTACCTGATAATCCTAATAAAGATCTTCTCAAGAAGATGGTTCATCTTCTGTTAGTTCGGGATTATTAG